aattattattattattattataattattattcaaTTTCATTCAATCTACTTattgcaatactaataataacaacaacactttatttacacTCCACCCTTCttcccaagaggactcagagcagattacagtctATGTAAACAGACACAGGAAAACATTCATTGCCTTGTTACAATGCCATACAATGACACAAATacgcagacaaaggcaaaggcttctcctttaatTTCTGGCTCTGGTggagatgctcatctccatttccagcccgagaagcctgcgttgtccgtagacaatttctggccatgtggccagcatgatgacATGGAGCGTTTTTTGCCTTTCCTGCTGAGGCGGTACTTATTGATTTATTCacctttgaatgtttttgaactgttaggctggcaggagctagggctaacagaggGGGCTCACCCTGTCCCGCGGATTGGAACTGCCAACCTTGaggagcacaagggtttaacccagtggttctcaacctggggtccccagatgtttttggcctacaactcccagaaatcccaggcagtttaccagctgttaggatttctgggagttgaaggccaaaaacatctggggaccccaggctgagaaccactagtttaacccattgtgccacctgtgGTCCCACTATATTTACCACACGGTGCATTCTGGTTTTTCCTTTCCTGTGCAGAAACCTGAAGGATCGCCTCCAGGATGGCGATGGCCACCCCATGTCCTATCTTCTGGAGAAGCTGTCTGTGTTGACCGGTGGCCTGCAGCCCTTGTCCTACCAAGACGCGAGGAGCCTTCGGGAGCTGATCGGGAGGGAGATGGAGGGCCTCCACACAAAGATCTCTCCTTACCTGGGTGAAGAGGGCCAGCAGGTTGGACAGGCCTTGGATGACGTACGCTGCTGCTTGGTGCCTGTCGCGGAGGAAGTGATGAGCCAGGTCTCACTCCTCACAGAGGAGCTCAACCAACAGCTCGGGCTGTCGAGTCCCTCCTTTGACGGTGTGGATGTTGTGGCTCAGCAAGTGGCAAAGGATTTTTCTGACATGTCTGAGGATGAGGGGTTTCAAAGCGATGGGTCTGTCAACGGACGAAGAGACACAGGCAGTTGAGGCTGATGTTTTGCATTCCTGTGATCATTCAAGTGAAACCCGTTCTCTTGGGAAACTGCCTTCAGCTAATGGGGAGTTTTCCCGAGAAGCCAGATTAGATTTGAGaacggagggagtgaaaaatagactaatTAGACATTCTGAGAGAATCCGTGAGAAGACCTTGAAGCCCAGGTGCGCCCGGCATGATCTCATGGCTACTTGgtcgggcttaaattaagtggcaTTGGCTTTACACCTCTACAACGTTGCTAAAAGGATGGCATCCCTGTCTcagctctcaagttcatgattcaagtttcttGTTCTGTTTCATGCCTTTGTTCCTTGGAGAGCTTGTCTTGGAAAAAGTTCCTGGTTTCTGGATTCCTGCTTGAAGTGCTCCTGTGGATTTTGGTTCTCTTGGCTTTATGTACCTTGTCGTTTTGGATgattgctattttgtattttctattctactgacccttttggaatttcccccttttcctcctttgtacctattttctttaataaatatttttagatAAGAACAACTGGACTCTGGTATGGTGTtgagtgaaaaggtgtttcaacgTTAGAGTGCAACACAGGTGAACCAGGTCTCCCTCCATGCAACGGAGCTCAACTGGCAAGTCGGGATGGCAAGTCCCTCCCTTGACGGTGTGGATGAGGTCCAGATGTTTGGAGTGAATAAGGGCTTTGACACTGAGCTTTCCTCcatactactacttctactactactactactactaataataatataagcctGTGCCACTGAGCTTTCCTCcatactactacttctactactagtactactagtactactactaataataatataaggctGTGACACTGAGCTTTCCTCcatactactacttctactactactactactactactaataataataataataaggttgtgACACTGAGCTTTCctccatactactactactaataataatataaggttGTGACACTGAGCTTTCctccatactactactactaataataatataagattgTGACACTGAGCTTTCctccatactactactactactacgaagaataataatataaggtTGTGACACTGAGCTTTCCtccacactactactactactacgaagAATAATATAAGGTTGTGATACTGAGCTTTCctccatactactactactaggtaaataaaggttttcccttgacattaagtccagttgtgtccgactctgggacttaTCTCCAgttgtaagccaaagagccggcattgtgcagccaaaaaaataaatatatgcattgcaatgcatgtgcaaaaccacctagatacatatatacacaaatatatatacacacacacacaaaacacatatacacagattaggccacagcaacgcgtggcaggagacgtctagtaataataataataataataataataataataataataataatagtaatagtaatatgggaggtttcttccctccctccctccacgtggaGACTGGGCGTGACGTCACGTGCTTGCTCCGCCCCCAGAGCTAGGCCAGAGAGGTGCGCATGCGCGGAGCTCCACTTCCGCCCTGGGCCTCATTCCCGCTTCCGGCCGGCGAGGGAGGCGGTTGTGTGGCGCTCCAGGCGGGCCAGGGATGATGTGGGCAGTGGGGGAGCCCGGGGGCCCTTCGCCTCGctcgccttctcctcctccggcCTCGCTCTCCCCCTCGTCCTCCTTCCCGGCGGGGCCCGCCTTCCGCCCGCTCAGCGCCGAGGACGAGGAGCAGCTCCCGGCCGAGGTGGAGTCCCTCTGCATGGCCTGCTTCCGGAACGTAAGCCTCGCTCCACGCCGCCGCCTCTCCTCCTCAGCAGGCCTCCGCAGGAGCTTTGTCATCATGTCCCCGACTGGGAAAGTGGCCTTccccactataataataataataataataataataataataataataataataataataatgtgtattaaCCTATGAGAATGAgctttccataataataataataataataataataataatgtgtattaaCCTATGAGAATGAgctttccataataataataataataataatgataatgtgttGGGCTGTGGCAGTGGGCTTTTcagaataaagtaataataataataataataataataataataacaacaataataacaataattaatatgTTGGGATGTGGCAGTGTGCTttccataatataataatagtagtaataataatattaaatgtcTTGCATTGTGATGGTGGgcttttcataataataataatgtatagggCTGTGGCAGTGggctttcaataataataataataataataataataataataataatgtgttgggTTGTGACATGCCTTCagtaataatatcaacaacaataataacaataatagcccagaaaaacctacaacaacccaataattaaTATGTTGGGATGTGGCAGTGTGCTttccataatataataataataataataataataataataataaatgtcttgCACTGTGATGGTGGgcttttcataataataataatgtatagggCTGTGGCAGTGGgctttcagtaataataataataataataataataataaatgtcttgCACTGTGATGGTGGgcttttcataataataataataataataataataatgtattgggTTATGACATGCTttcagtaataacaacaacaataataataacaataattaatatgTTGGGATGTGGCAGTGTgctttccataataataataataataataataataataaatgtcttgCACTGTGATGGTGGGCctttcatcataataataataataataataataataataataataataatgtatagggCTGTGGCAGTGGgctttccataataataataataataataataataatataatgtgttgGGATGTGGCAGTGTGCTTTCTGTAACAACAACATCATGTTGGATGGTGAAGCatgctttcaataataataataataataataataataataataataataggctggatctacactgccatatggtccagtttctgaatccagatgatctcCTTTAGCTGGatgtatatgagtctacactgctgcatcacccagttcaaagcaggtaatctggatccagaaactggattactggatatggcagtgtagatggggccttcgcTTCCAAACTCCTTcctgcaggtcattccacagtcttttcAGGGCAGTCaataaaaggggggagggggttccTCTGGGTGTTGGTTTAATCCACATAGAGAAAGGGAGGATGACTGTGTCCCTTTCCAGCGTTGTCATTTGCTGCCATTGAAATGGatgccccctttccccccaaaactaGGGCGTGACTCGGTTGCTGCTGACCAAGATCCCCTTCTTCAAAGAGATCATCGTCAGCTCCTTCTCCTGCAGCAACTGCAACTGGACCAACGCCGAGATCCAGTCGGCCGGAAAGATCCAGGAGCAAGGCGTCTGCTACACGCTGACTGTGCGGAGCAAGCAGGTGAGTGGCCGCTTTGGCTCTGGCCTCATGTGGGCCACTGCGAAGGCCCTGGAATCTGGCAGGTGACCCATTCTGAGCATCAGATTTCAGCCTGGAAAGATCCCGGCTTTCAGAGGATCATAGTCTCAGATGATATGATCCAATAGTATTGCTAAAGCCCACCACTTTTGGGTCTGATTGGAATCTGGATGGGAAAGGAGAAAGACGGGGGCGattacaggcatgggccaactttggccctccctccaggtgttttggacttcagctcccacaacaacaaacaacaacaacaataacaacattaggCTCTGACCGTGAGCTttcctccataataataataataataatgtgctttcACAATgtggtttcaataataataataataataataatagatctcacccggcatttggaaaccataaacattgataaaatcacgatctgtcaactgcaaaaggccacctgacttggatctgcgcgcatctttcgaaaatacatcacacagtcctaaacatttgtgaagtgttcgacttgcaattttgt
This portion of the Anolis sagrei isolate rAnoSag1 chromosome 7, rAnoSag1.mat, whole genome shotgun sequence genome encodes:
- the LOC132782327 gene encoding apolipoprotein A-V-like; translation: MHPRDPGKRRQQTPGKQSPRTAMMPGVALLTAFLLAFSASQAGPLLSSSGDDARQLTRDKDAAEEAQRLKLAQRTPNLKDRLQDGDGHPMSYLLEKLSVLTGGLQPLSYQDARSLRELIGREMEGLHTKISPYLGEEGQQVGQALDDVRCCLVPVAEEVMSQVSLLTEELNQQLGLSSPSFDGVDVVAQQVAKDFSDMSEDEGFQSDGSVNGRRDTGS